From a region of the Aeoliella mucimassa genome:
- a CDS encoding DUF1593 domain-containing protein: MHGIQVFTLSALTRCKWLLIAMVLWLTLGSVVCLAEESSTSSKHPDSSRPRVIVTTDGEVDDRCSMVRFLLTSNEFDVEGLVNSSSQFHWQGGTGWSAFHRPEWIKEYIGLYRQVYPQLRQHDANYPAPDALLRCWKIGNIGPDGEYEQRTEGAEWIANVLLDDSDDRPIWLQAWGGTNTIARALRIVEEEHPERMREVAAKTRLFLIWEQDNTYQDYIRPHWEKYQMITIISDQFDCMAYIWPKVLPAETQRYFDADWMGEHILQQHGPLCAAYEHENGAFRSEGDTPAFLHAIPTGLRSTTSPDWGGWGGRFELVRNQVWMDPPPRDDWLHPTGRWGYKNSWSKRLENASSPEDVQIRTEYFRPMWRWLPQVQNDFAARADWCVNGYDSANHPPQVVLKNGSLNFSATPGAVLSLDASSSRDPDGDGLSFHWWHYWQAGQFAGEPLPESHATTCQVTIPKTAKPGDRFHMICEVTDSGTPPLTRYQRVVIRVPSDNDSSPNRTSAESPAEAGSDDEGE, encoded by the coding sequence ATGCATGGCATTCAGGTGTTTACACTTTCGGCACTCACGCGCTGCAAATGGCTGTTGATTGCGATGGTTCTCTGGCTGACACTGGGCAGCGTCGTCTGCTTGGCGGAAGAATCGTCGACTTCGTCGAAGCATCCCGACTCCTCGAGGCCGCGAGTGATCGTGACCACCGATGGCGAAGTGGACGACCGCTGTTCGATGGTTCGATTCCTGCTCACCAGCAATGAGTTCGACGTGGAAGGTCTGGTGAACAGCAGCTCGCAGTTCCATTGGCAAGGCGGAACAGGCTGGAGTGCTTTTCATCGCCCGGAGTGGATTAAGGAGTACATCGGACTCTACCGCCAGGTCTACCCGCAACTGCGACAGCACGATGCCAACTACCCCGCGCCCGACGCATTGCTGCGGTGCTGGAAGATCGGCAACATCGGCCCCGACGGTGAATACGAACAGCGAACCGAGGGAGCCGAGTGGATCGCCAACGTGTTGCTCGATGATAGCGACGACCGACCGATTTGGCTGCAGGCCTGGGGTGGCACGAACACCATCGCCCGCGCACTGCGCATCGTCGAGGAGGAACACCCCGAACGGATGCGCGAGGTGGCCGCGAAGACTCGGCTGTTTCTGATTTGGGAACAAGACAATACCTATCAAGATTACATCCGCCCTCATTGGGAAAAGTACCAGATGATCACGATCATCTCCGACCAGTTCGACTGCATGGCGTACATCTGGCCGAAGGTGCTTCCCGCTGAAACGCAGCGTTACTTCGACGCCGACTGGATGGGCGAGCATATCCTGCAGCAGCATGGACCGCTCTGTGCAGCGTACGAGCATGAGAACGGAGCCTTTCGCTCCGAGGGCGATACGCCTGCGTTTCTGCACGCGATACCAACGGGGCTACGGAGTACCACTTCGCCCGACTGGGGTGGTTGGGGTGGGCGGTTCGAGTTGGTGCGGAATCAAGTGTGGATGGATCCTCCTCCCCGCGACGACTGGCTACACCCCACGGGTCGCTGGGGCTACAAGAATAGTTGGTCGAAGCGACTCGAAAATGCTTCGTCGCCCGAAGACGTGCAGATTCGCACCGAGTACTTCCGCCCGATGTGGCGGTGGTTGCCTCAGGTGCAGAACGACTTTGCCGCCCGGGCTGACTGGTGCGTGAACGGTTACGATTCGGCAAATCATCCCCCTCAGGTTGTATTGAAAAATGGTTCATTGAATTTTTCGGCAACGCCTGGCGCGGTGCTGTCGCTCGATGCTTCGAGCAGCCGCGATCCGGATGGCGATGGTCTAAGTTTTCACTGGTGGCACTACTGGCAAGCCGGGCAGTTTGCCGGCGAGCCTTTGCCGGAGTCGCACGCGACAACTTGCCAGGTGACGATTCCGAAGACCGCCAAGCCTGGCGATCGGTTTCATATGATTTGCGAAGTGACCGACTCCGGCACTCCTCCGCTCACGCGATACCAGCGAGTGGTGATTCGCGTACCGAGCGATAACGACTCGTCACCTAATAGAACCTCTGCCGAGTCGCCGGCCGAAGCTGGCAGCGACGACGAGGGCGAGTAA